One Cotesia glomerata isolate CgM1 linkage group LG8, MPM_Cglom_v2.3, whole genome shotgun sequence genomic window carries:
- the LOC123270662 gene encoding nidogen-like isoform X3 yields the protein MSRYKLLFKIIICTFLTIQSGLTLSRDNLYPFTGSNFKTLTTDSSIQVELKTPISFYDKIYHSIFVNENGVLSFIRSMQRFFNIAFPLDDPVIAPLYTHVDTKGSGKIFYGETDNPEILSRAASMVRSAYKNITDFMPTHVFLTTWVDVGYFNGKHDKVNTYQVAISSNGTHSFAELLYPNGGIQWIQGESHPNGLPDARAQAGFMSEGRMYTLKGSGTDQIQNIDKWSNINRPGQWIFQIGPIADGRNIKNPDNIETFTNLLTESNQPSDQTCMTGATTCHSKAVCVDYEYGYCCNCKPGYFGNGKFCQPNDLPLRVIGRISGKINGEEFTARDLQCYVQTKDGRTYTALSRIPENIGQNMQLLGTLGGIIGWLFAKPIGEIKNGYQLTGGLFNHSAELIFGNTGDRVLIKSVYMGLDVFGQLKMEADIQGTLPQLPRDAKVDYGDYDELYTQNQKGTIRSHSNRIYKLAGDKTEYPFTLDQSIMYHDCPYDPEQPDETTRLKYSRGLTTYESREGILRFAINTKITALEEQDPCIRGRESCSQHSSCVVDGDDFRCVCNAGYQQLYEENGSSSCVDINECTAGYHVCSSDAQCINNEGGHTCQCRPGFSGDGRICEKLATCQDTRCGEYEQCSLVNDVPTCSCVPGFINDRPGGPCYPANDPCNLANNCSPQGVCTYDTDKQTHICICLPGYIGDGYNCYVQSQVTSITEKPNSTSTMSSPHCDTQGMCWCPPGYEFRDDNCHKLNIQQKPNSSDDLSCNVVNTCHPYAQCVFIKDTDEYECRCNSGYEGDGIECVKTDVSCLDIDICDPNASCRPDEPIAKCVCNPGYEGDGTSCTLIDECTDHSECDTDERCSYNPSKSRYECTCNPEFNMVNGRCVAADCSTNPSMCHQNGQCISRDGGYKCVCMNGFHGDGINQCTEDHIGCNILNNCGNNAVCGYNQTSTNFACVCLPGYYGDGFNCVPQISCLKEPSVCSQDATCVLVGGSDYACVCNQGFAGDGFSCKSKPKYPANFLLVNQGMATLRIPYYPTPANPGIPINLAYAQMAIAIDIDCAGGNLYTSDITGNKITKLSYNGSNVETFITGVSSPEGISIDWVSRNIFWTDSGKGTVEVANLATKKRKVIISDGLVNPRGIAVHPYRGKIFWSDWNRVKPKLEWSNEDGSGREIFLDGDKVQLPNSLCIDWATDELCWTDAGTFTISCTPIDQKLIRTVAKELSYPFGLAISEDNYYWTDWKTNKIEVISKTTGLKENSLSIPPGGSGKLYGIVSVPESCPRISNVCQYENGRCYKDQLCLPDGQGGRTCACADDTTGPCTESRYPS from the exons ATGTCacgatataaattattatttaaaataattatttgtacatTTTTAACTATTCAATCGGGATTAACGTTGTCTCGAGATAACTTGTATCCGTTTACGGgtagtaattttaaaacattgaCGACTGATTCTTCAATTCAAGTTGAACTTAAAACACCTATttcattttatgataaaatttatcacaGCATTTTC GTAAATGAAAATGGGGTATTGTCATTTATACGATCGATGCAGAGATTTTTCAACATAGCATTTCCATTGGATGATCCAGTTATTGCACCTTTGTATACTCACGTCGACACAAAAGGCtctggtaaaattttttatggtgAAACGGACAATCCTGAAATTTTGTCACGCGCAGCCAGCATGGTTCGCTCagcttataaaaatattactgaTTTTATGCCTACTCACGTTTTCTTAACAACCTGGGTTGATGTTGGTTACTTTAATGGAAAACACGACAAg gTTAATACTTATCAAGTGGCAATATCTTCAAATGGTACCCATTCATTTGCTGAATTACTTTATCCAAATGGTGGAATACAATGGATTCAGGGAGAATCACATCCAAATGGTCTTCCAGATGCCAGAGCTCAAGCTGGATTTATGAGTGAAGGAAGAATGTACACATTAAAAGGATCTGGGACAGATCAAATTCAAAATATCGACaa atgGTCAAATATTAACCGTCCCGGTCAATGGATATTTCAAATAGGTCCGATTGCTGAcggaagaaatattaaaaacccAGACAACATTGAAA CGTTTACTAATTTACTTACAGAATCAAATCAACCGAGCGATCAGACTTGTATGACTGGAGCAACAACTTGTCACAGTAAAGCCGTCTGCGTTGACTACGAGTATGGTTATTGTTGCAATTGCAAGCCAGGATACTTTGGTAATGGAAAATTCTGTCAGCCTAatg atttgCCACTGAGAGTAATTGGACGTATTTCTGGAAAAATAAACGGAGAAGAATTTACAGCCCGAGATCTTCAGTGTTATGTACAAACTAAAGACGGTAGAACTTATACAGCTTTGTCGAGAATACCCGAAAATATTGGACAGAATATGCAATTATTGGGTACACTTGGTGGAATTATTGGTTGGCTTTTTGCAAAACCAATtggtgaaattaaaaatggcTATCAGCTTACTG GTGGCTTATTTAATCACTCAGCAGAGTTAATATTTGGAAATACGGGTGACCGTGTATTGATAAAAAGTGTTTACATGGGACTGGATGTATTTGGTCAATTAAAAATGGAAGCTGATATTCAGGGTACATTGCCTCAATTACCTCGAGACGCAAAAGTAGATTACGGTGATTACGATGAACTTTACACTCAAAATCAAAAAGGTACCATTAGATCGCACAGCAATAGAATTTACAAGTTGGCTGGTGACAAAACAGAGTATCCATTTACTTTGGATCAATCGATAATGTATCACGATTGTCCCTATGATCCGGAGCAACCTGATGAAACTACACGGCTTAAATATTCCCGTGGATTAACGACTTATGAATCTCGAGAGGGTATTTTACGTTTTGCAATAAACACCAAAATAACAGCCCTGGAGGAACAAGACCCTTGTATCAGAGGCCGTGAAAGTTGCAGTCAACACAGCTCTTGTGTTGTTGACGGTGATGATTTCCGATGTGTTTGCAATGCTGGTTATCAGCAATTGTATGAAGAAAATGGAAGCTCATCTTGTGTTGATATTAATGAATGCACTGCTGGTTATCACGTGTGCTCATCTGACGCACAGTGTATTAATAATGAGGGTGGACACACTTGTCAATGTCGTCCTGGATTTTCAGGCGATGGAAGAATCTGTGAAA aattagCGACCTGCCAAGACACACGTTGCGGTGAATATGAACAATGTTCATTAGTAAATGATGTACCAACTTGTTCATGCGTTCCAGGCTTCATAAACGATAGACCTGGTGGTCCTTGTTATCCAGCTAATG aTCCTTGTAATTTGGCAAATAATTGCTCACCTCAAGGAGTTTGTACATACGATACAGACAAACAAACTCATATATGCATATGTTTACCCGGTTACATTG GTGATGGATACAATTGTTATGTTCAATCTCAAGTAACAAGCATTACCGAAAAACCTAATTCAACTTCAACGATGTCTTCTCCACACTGTGATACCCAAGGAATGTGTTGGTGTCCGCCCGGGTATGAATTCCGTGATGATAATtgtcataaattaaatatacagCAGAAACCAAATTCATCTGATGATC TATCATGTAATGTTGTCAACACTTGTCATCCGTACGCTCAATGTGTATTTATAAAAGACACCGATGAATACGAGTGCCGCTGTAATTCCGGATACGAAGGTGATGGTATTGAATGCGTCAAGACAG ATGTATCTTGTTTGGATATTGATATATGTGACCCTAATGCATCTTGTCGACCCGATGAGCCAATAGCTAAGTGCGTCTGCAATCCAGGATACGAAGGAGATGGAACATCGTGCACACTTATTg atgAATGCACCGATCACTCAGAATGTGATACCGACGAGAGATGTTCATACAACCCATCAAAATCTCGTTATGAATGCACTTGCAATCCAGAATTTAACATGGTGAACGGGAGATGTGTGGCAGCGGATTGCTCTACCAATCCTTCGATGTGCCATCAAAATGGACAATGTATAAGCCGGGACGGTGGTTATAAATGCGTTTGTATGAATGGTTTTCACGGTGATGGAATTAATCAATGTACGGAAGATCATATTGGTTGTAACATTCTCAATAACTGCGGAAATAATGCAGTTTGCGGTTACAATCAAACATCAACTAATTTTGCATGTGTCTGCTTGCCT ggATATTATGGCGATGGATTCAATTGTGTACCACAAATATCATGCCTTAAAGAACCAAGTGTATGTTCACAAGACGCAACATGCGTTCTTGTTGGTGGCAGTGACTATGCTTGTGTTTGTAATCAAGGTTTTGCAGGCGATGGATTTAGTTGTAAATCAAAGCCAAAGTATCCAGCTAATTTTTTGCTGGTCAATCAAGGAATGGCAACACTTAGAATTCCGTATTATCCGACGCCGGCTAATCCAGGTATCCCGATAAACTTGGCTTACGCTCAAATGGCAATAGCCATTGATATTGATTGTGCTGGTGGTAATCTTTACACCAGTGATATTACTGGTAacaaaataactaaattatcTTACAATGGGTCGAACGTTGAAACATTTATCACCGGTGTTAGTAGTCCAGAAGGTATTTCTATTGATTGGGTATCACGAAATATATTTTGGACAGATTCTGGTAAGGGTACCGTTGAAGTTGCTAATTTAGCtactaaaaaaagaaaagttattatttcTGATGGACTTGTCAATCCACGAGGAATTGCCGTTCATCCTTATCGAgg aaaaatattttggtcCGACTGGAATCGCGTAAAACCAAAATTAGAATGGTCCAATGAAGACGGTTCCGGAAgggaaatatttttagatggCGACAAAGTTCAGTTACCTAATTCACTGTGTATTGATTGGGCGACTGATGAATTATGTTGGACTGATGCTGGAACATTTacaatta gttGCACTCCAATTGACCAAAAGTTGATACGAACTGTAGCTAAAGAATTATCATATCCATTTGGATTGGCAATATCTGAAGATAATTACTATTGGACTGATTGGAAAAC aaacaAAATAGAAGTAATATCAAAAACAACGGGTCTGAAAGAAAATTCATTGTCAATACCACCGGGCGGAAGTGGAAAACTCTATGGAATTGTTTCGGTTCCTGAATCATGTCCACGaa TATCAAATGTCTGCCAATATGAAAATGGAAGATGTTACAAGGATCAATTATGTTTGCCAGATGGACAAGGAGGACGAACATGCGCTTGTGCAGATGATACTACTGGACCTTGTACTGAATCCCGTTATCCATcgtag
- the LOC123270662 gene encoding nidogen-like isoform X4: MSRYKLLFKIIICTFLTIQSGLTLSRDNLYPFTGSNFKTLTTDSSIQVELKTPISFYDKIYHSIFVNENGVLSFIRSMQRFFNIAFPLDDPVIAPLYTHVDTKGSGKIFYGETDNPEILSRAASMVRSAYKNITDFMPTHVFLTTWVDVGYFNGKHDKVNTYQVAISSNGTHSFAELLYPNGGIQWIQGESHPNGLPDARAQAGFMSEGRMYTLKGSGTDQIQNIDKWSNINRPGQWIFQIGPIADGRNIKNPDNIETFTNLLTESNQPSDQTCMTGATTCHSKAVCVDYEYGYCCNCKPGYFGNGKFCQPNDLPLRVIGRISGKINGEEFTARDLQCYVQTKDGRTYTALSRIPENIGQNMQLLGTLGGIIGWLFAKPIGEIKNGYQLTGGLFNHSAELIFGNTGDRVLIKSVYMGLDVFGQLKMEADIQGTLPQLPRDAKVDYGDYDELYTQNQKGTIRSHSNRIYKLAGDKTEYPFTLDQSIMYHDCPYDPEQPDETTRLKYSRGLTTYESREGILRFAINTKITALEEQDPCIRGRESCSQHSSCVVDGDDFRCVCNAGYQQLYEENGSSSCVDINECTAGYHVCSSDAQCINNEGGHTCQCRPGFSGDGRICEKLATCQDTRCGEYEQCSLVNDVPTCSCVPGFINDRPGGPCYPANDPCNLANNCSPQGVCTYDTDKQTHICICLPGYIGDGYNCYVQSQVTSITEKPNSTSTMSSPHCDTQGMCWCPPGYEFRDDNCHKLNIQQKPNSSDDHECTDHSECDTDERCSYNPSKSRYECTCNPEFNMVNGRCVAADCSTNPSMCHQNGQCISRDGGYKCVCMNGFHGDGINQCTEDHIGCNILNNCGNNAVCGYNQTSTNFACVCLPGYYGDGFNCVPQISCLKEPSVCSQDATCVLVGGSDYACVCNQGFAGDGFSCKSKPKYPANFLLVNQGMATLRIPYYPTPANPGIPINLAYAQMAIAIDIDCAGGNLYTSDITGNKITKLSYNGSNVETFITGVSSPEGISIDWVSRNIFWTDSGKGTVEVANLATKKRKVIISDGLVNPRGIAVHPYRGKIFWSDWNRVKPKLEWSNEDGSGREIFLDGDKVQLPNSLCIDWATDELCWTDAGTFTISCTPIDQKLIRTVAKELSYPFGLAISEDNYYWTDWKTNKIEVISKTTGLKENSLSIPPGGSGKLYGIVSVPESCPRISNVCQYENGRCYKDQLCLPDGQGGRTCACADDTTGPCTESRYPS; encoded by the exons ATGTCacgatataaattattatttaaaataattatttgtacatTTTTAACTATTCAATCGGGATTAACGTTGTCTCGAGATAACTTGTATCCGTTTACGGgtagtaattttaaaacattgaCGACTGATTCTTCAATTCAAGTTGAACTTAAAACACCTATttcattttatgataaaatttatcacaGCATTTTC GTAAATGAAAATGGGGTATTGTCATTTATACGATCGATGCAGAGATTTTTCAACATAGCATTTCCATTGGATGATCCAGTTATTGCACCTTTGTATACTCACGTCGACACAAAAGGCtctggtaaaattttttatggtgAAACGGACAATCCTGAAATTTTGTCACGCGCAGCCAGCATGGTTCGCTCagcttataaaaatattactgaTTTTATGCCTACTCACGTTTTCTTAACAACCTGGGTTGATGTTGGTTACTTTAATGGAAAACACGACAAg gTTAATACTTATCAAGTGGCAATATCTTCAAATGGTACCCATTCATTTGCTGAATTACTTTATCCAAATGGTGGAATACAATGGATTCAGGGAGAATCACATCCAAATGGTCTTCCAGATGCCAGAGCTCAAGCTGGATTTATGAGTGAAGGAAGAATGTACACATTAAAAGGATCTGGGACAGATCAAATTCAAAATATCGACaa atgGTCAAATATTAACCGTCCCGGTCAATGGATATTTCAAATAGGTCCGATTGCTGAcggaagaaatattaaaaacccAGACAACATTGAAA CGTTTACTAATTTACTTACAGAATCAAATCAACCGAGCGATCAGACTTGTATGACTGGAGCAACAACTTGTCACAGTAAAGCCGTCTGCGTTGACTACGAGTATGGTTATTGTTGCAATTGCAAGCCAGGATACTTTGGTAATGGAAAATTCTGTCAGCCTAatg atttgCCACTGAGAGTAATTGGACGTATTTCTGGAAAAATAAACGGAGAAGAATTTACAGCCCGAGATCTTCAGTGTTATGTACAAACTAAAGACGGTAGAACTTATACAGCTTTGTCGAGAATACCCGAAAATATTGGACAGAATATGCAATTATTGGGTACACTTGGTGGAATTATTGGTTGGCTTTTTGCAAAACCAATtggtgaaattaaaaatggcTATCAGCTTACTG GTGGCTTATTTAATCACTCAGCAGAGTTAATATTTGGAAATACGGGTGACCGTGTATTGATAAAAAGTGTTTACATGGGACTGGATGTATTTGGTCAATTAAAAATGGAAGCTGATATTCAGGGTACATTGCCTCAATTACCTCGAGACGCAAAAGTAGATTACGGTGATTACGATGAACTTTACACTCAAAATCAAAAAGGTACCATTAGATCGCACAGCAATAGAATTTACAAGTTGGCTGGTGACAAAACAGAGTATCCATTTACTTTGGATCAATCGATAATGTATCACGATTGTCCCTATGATCCGGAGCAACCTGATGAAACTACACGGCTTAAATATTCCCGTGGATTAACGACTTATGAATCTCGAGAGGGTATTTTACGTTTTGCAATAAACACCAAAATAACAGCCCTGGAGGAACAAGACCCTTGTATCAGAGGCCGTGAAAGTTGCAGTCAACACAGCTCTTGTGTTGTTGACGGTGATGATTTCCGATGTGTTTGCAATGCTGGTTATCAGCAATTGTATGAAGAAAATGGAAGCTCATCTTGTGTTGATATTAATGAATGCACTGCTGGTTATCACGTGTGCTCATCTGACGCACAGTGTATTAATAATGAGGGTGGACACACTTGTCAATGTCGTCCTGGATTTTCAGGCGATGGAAGAATCTGTGAAA aattagCGACCTGCCAAGACACACGTTGCGGTGAATATGAACAATGTTCATTAGTAAATGATGTACCAACTTGTTCATGCGTTCCAGGCTTCATAAACGATAGACCTGGTGGTCCTTGTTATCCAGCTAATG aTCCTTGTAATTTGGCAAATAATTGCTCACCTCAAGGAGTTTGTACATACGATACAGACAAACAAACTCATATATGCATATGTTTACCCGGTTACATTG GTGATGGATACAATTGTTATGTTCAATCTCAAGTAACAAGCATTACCGAAAAACCTAATTCAACTTCAACGATGTCTTCTCCACACTGTGATACCCAAGGAATGTGTTGGTGTCCGCCCGGGTATGAATTCCGTGATGATAATtgtcataaattaaatatacagCAGAAACCAAATTCATCTGATGATC atgAATGCACCGATCACTCAGAATGTGATACCGACGAGAGATGTTCATACAACCCATCAAAATCTCGTTATGAATGCACTTGCAATCCAGAATTTAACATGGTGAACGGGAGATGTGTGGCAGCGGATTGCTCTACCAATCCTTCGATGTGCCATCAAAATGGACAATGTATAAGCCGGGACGGTGGTTATAAATGCGTTTGTATGAATGGTTTTCACGGTGATGGAATTAATCAATGTACGGAAGATCATATTGGTTGTAACATTCTCAATAACTGCGGAAATAATGCAGTTTGCGGTTACAATCAAACATCAACTAATTTTGCATGTGTCTGCTTGCCT ggATATTATGGCGATGGATTCAATTGTGTACCACAAATATCATGCCTTAAAGAACCAAGTGTATGTTCACAAGACGCAACATGCGTTCTTGTTGGTGGCAGTGACTATGCTTGTGTTTGTAATCAAGGTTTTGCAGGCGATGGATTTAGTTGTAAATCAAAGCCAAAGTATCCAGCTAATTTTTTGCTGGTCAATCAAGGAATGGCAACACTTAGAATTCCGTATTATCCGACGCCGGCTAATCCAGGTATCCCGATAAACTTGGCTTACGCTCAAATGGCAATAGCCATTGATATTGATTGTGCTGGTGGTAATCTTTACACCAGTGATATTACTGGTAacaaaataactaaattatcTTACAATGGGTCGAACGTTGAAACATTTATCACCGGTGTTAGTAGTCCAGAAGGTATTTCTATTGATTGGGTATCACGAAATATATTTTGGACAGATTCTGGTAAGGGTACCGTTGAAGTTGCTAATTTAGCtactaaaaaaagaaaagttattatttcTGATGGACTTGTCAATCCACGAGGAATTGCCGTTCATCCTTATCGAgg aaaaatattttggtcCGACTGGAATCGCGTAAAACCAAAATTAGAATGGTCCAATGAAGACGGTTCCGGAAgggaaatatttttagatggCGACAAAGTTCAGTTACCTAATTCACTGTGTATTGATTGGGCGACTGATGAATTATGTTGGACTGATGCTGGAACATTTacaatta gttGCACTCCAATTGACCAAAAGTTGATACGAACTGTAGCTAAAGAATTATCATATCCATTTGGATTGGCAATATCTGAAGATAATTACTATTGGACTGATTGGAAAAC aaacaAAATAGAAGTAATATCAAAAACAACGGGTCTGAAAGAAAATTCATTGTCAATACCACCGGGCGGAAGTGGAAAACTCTATGGAATTGTTTCGGTTCCTGAATCATGTCCACGaa TATCAAATGTCTGCCAATATGAAAATGGAAGATGTTACAAGGATCAATTATGTTTGCCAGATGGACAAGGAGGACGAACATGCGCTTGTGCAGATGATACTACTGGACCTTGTACTGAATCCCGTTATCCATcgtag